The stretch of DNA TATTTAATGAATTTTTGGTCATCACCAATATATTGAACTTTCAATTTCCTAGCTTCAGAAAATTTCTGAATTGCCTCAAGCTCATGGTCTTTACCCCATTGCATTGATGCGTTTATATATACTTCAGGCAATCCTTCAGTTAATTCTTCAGCAATTTTCTCAATAACATATGTTTCGGCACCTTTTGGCAACTCGTTTGGTTTTGATGGCGTTGTACATAATCTATGTATTTCAGATGCTGTAAATCTGCCTTTTCGCTCTAAAAGCCATTCTTCATGACTTTTATCTACTTGAAGATTATTCAAAGCCCCTAAATCAAGGCTTTGAATAACATTCATTTCTACTGGTTGTAATTGAAGTGCTGTGTTCATCTTACGCTAAT from Weeksella virosa DSM 16922 encodes:
- a CDS encoding lambda exonuclease family protein — its product is MNTALQLQPVEMNVIQSLDLGALNNLQVDKSHEEWLLERKGRFTASEIHRLCTTPSKPNELPKGAETYVIEKIAEELTEGLPEVYINASMQWGKDHELEAIQKFSEARKLKVQYIGDDQKFIKYGRHCGCTPDGLGVGYGVETKCPNSSTHVIYKSIKNGEDLKKIKPEYYWQIQSSMFFAKKKFWYFISYDPRFINPKHHLHIVKIERNELDIEFLKIRLQLAIEMKQQLIKQFK